One region of Bosea sp. 29B genomic DNA includes:
- a CDS encoding DUF736 domain-containing protein: MAIIGSFTSNGDGFNGTIKTLNLNVKAKMVRPERSSEKGPAFRILAGNVEFGAAWQKTSTEGRDYLSVKLDDPSFPAAIYATLIEVEGSDGLQLIWSRPTRD, from the coding sequence ATGGCGATCATCGGCAGCTTCACTTCGAACGGCGACGGCTTCAACGGCACGATCAAGACCCTCAACCTCAACGTCAAAGCCAAGATGGTGCGTCCGGAGCGGTCGTCTGAGAAGGGTCCGGCCTTCCGAATCCTCGCGGGCAACGTAGAGTTCGGCGCGGCATGGCAGAAGACCTCGACCGAAGGCCGGGACTATCTCTCGGTCAAGCTCGACGATCCGAGCTTCCCGGCCGCCATCTACGCCACATTGATTGAGGTCGAGGGCAGCGACGGCCTCCAGCTCATCTGGTCCCGGCCAACCCGCGACTGA
- a CDS encoding zincin-like metallopeptidase domain-containing protein, with amino-acid sequence MSKSEEKPRADIYARITDRIVAELERGVRPWMQPWRLGSGNGSVTRPLRHNGLPYSGMNVLLLWSEAAARGFSSPVWMTFKQALELGGAVRKGESGSMVVFASRFKKTETDAAGDAIDREIPFLKSYTVFNAEQIDGVPANDRDQSEPTCDPIERIDHADRFFAQTGAVIRHGGERAYYSPLTDHIQMPPFATFRDGASYVATLSHEAAHWTAAPHRANRDLSRYGKDRSERAREELIAELGSCFLCADLGIVPELEPRPDHASYLASWLEVLSSDKRFIFGAAAHAQRAVAYLHRLQPQAGSIAKAA; translated from the coding sequence ATGAGCAAGTCAGAAGAAAAACCGCGCGCGGACATCTATGCGCGGATCACCGACAGGATCGTCGCGGAACTTGAAAGGGGCGTGCGTCCCTGGATGCAGCCGTGGCGTTTAGGCAGTGGCAACGGAAGCGTGACACGGCCGCTGCGGCATAACGGGTTGCCCTATAGCGGGATGAACGTGCTCTTGCTCTGGTCTGAGGCTGCGGCGCGCGGCTTTTCCTCCCCGGTCTGGATGACATTCAAGCAGGCGCTTGAACTCGGCGGCGCGGTCCGCAAGGGCGAGAGCGGATCGATGGTTGTCTTCGCCAGCCGCTTCAAGAAAACCGAAACCGATGCCGCTGGCGACGCGATCGATCGCGAAATTCCATTCCTCAAATCCTACACGGTCTTCAACGCCGAGCAGATCGACGGCGTGCCCGCCAACGATCGCGATCAATCCGAACCGACTTGCGATCCGATCGAGCGGATCGATCATGCCGATCGCTTCTTCGCCCAAACCGGCGCCGTCATCCGACATGGTGGCGAACGTGCGTACTATTCGCCGCTGACCGACCACATTCAGATGCCGCCCTTTGCAACCTTTCGCGATGGAGCGTCGTATGTCGCGACGCTGAGTCATGAGGCGGCGCATTGGACGGCGGCCCCGCATCGCGCCAATCGCGATCTCAGCCGCTATGGCAAGGACCGCAGCGAGCGGGCGCGCGAGGAGTTGATCGCGGAACTCGGAAGCTGCTTCCTCTGCGCCGATCTTGGCATCGTACCGGAGCTGGAGCCGCGTCCAGATCACGCCAGCTATCTCGCCTCCTGGCTCGAGGTTCTGTCCAGCGACAAGCGCTTCATCTTTGGAGCCGCGGCGCATGCACAGCGGGCCGTTGCTTATCTTCACAGGCTTCAGCCGCAGGCTGGCTCGATCGCGAAGGCTGCATGA
- a CDS encoding type II toxin-antitoxin system Phd/YefM family antitoxin, translated as MAKAIPQGRWKLEDAKARFSEVVRHARTEGPQRVSVRGHDAVVVMSVEEFERLVPQEQQAPFVEFMESLHLDGLDLAREADFGRDVEL; from the coding sequence ATGGCCAAGGCAATACCTCAAGGACGATGGAAGCTCGAAGACGCAAAAGCGCGCTTCAGCGAAGTCGTGCGTCACGCGCGGACCGAAGGTCCCCAGCGCGTCAGCGTCCGCGGTCATGATGCGGTTGTCGTCATGAGCGTCGAGGAATTCGAGCGTCTGGTTCCGCAAGAGCAGCAGGCGCCCTTCGTCGAGTTCATGGAGAGCCTGCATCTGGACGGGCTCGACTTAGCCCGCGAAGCGGATTTCGGGCGGGACGTCGAACTTTGA
- a CDS encoding type II toxin-antitoxin system VapC family toxin has protein sequence MKGWLLDTNVVAALINPNGAPSVKGWARDQREDSFFISILTLAEYDKGIFNLAPDHPDRPRYKAARDALAQRFQDRMLGVSNPVVLAWGRMSGESRRASGHPPPVIDTMLAATAIEHDLYLVTRNTRDVGATGAVVFDPWTDDPERFRVRPAGKRLR, from the coding sequence TTGAAAGGCTGGCTTCTCGACACCAACGTCGTCGCCGCGCTGATCAATCCCAATGGTGCGCCGTCCGTCAAGGGATGGGCGCGCGACCAGCGCGAGGACAGCTTCTTCATCAGCATCCTGACGCTGGCCGAATACGACAAGGGGATTTTCAACCTAGCGCCCGATCATCCCGACCGGCCGAGATACAAGGCCGCCCGCGACGCCCTGGCGCAACGATTCCAGGATCGAATGCTCGGCGTCAGCAACCCGGTCGTGCTGGCCTGGGGGCGGATGTCGGGGGAGAGCAGGCGGGCAAGCGGACATCCACCGCCGGTGATCGACACGATGCTGGCGGCGACCGCGATCGAGCACGATCTCTATCTCGTGACTCGCAACACCAGGGATGTCGGCGCGACCGGCGCGGTGGTGTTCGATCCGTGGACTGATGATCCGGAACGGTTTCGGGTTCGGCCTGCCGGAAAAAGATTGCGGTGA
- a CDS encoding ParB N-terminal domain-containing protein: MHLMKVDPRALKENSDRSRQTKSSPQADALLLATIKAVGLVQPPVIAPETDGGNGYNIDSGHRRVKQAIAAGLEEIDVLVVDAANDNGAMRSIVENIAREPLNPVDQWRAIERLVALGWTEEAIGIALALPVRQIRKLRLLANVLPAMLDHMAKGDMPGEQQLRAIAAANLDEQREVWKAQKPKKGDPQVSWWSVANALSKKRMYARDASFGDDLAQAYGIAWVEDLFAPADEDSRYTTNVEAFLGAQQEWMTIHLPKRGVITDVSNFGQVVLPPKAERVYGKPGKSDRTAMYLDREGKVQTAHFRLPEPKKAKGADDAEGGDDTIVMAKPRPDVTRKGVEMIGDLRTDALHEALARAPIEDDTLMALLVLALAGRNISVQSGASGDVYGFARMERHAVGLVGEDGKLTFDMDTLRVAARSALIDVLSARENRTNSGIVARLAGDAIGADGFLPTMGTDEFLSCLSRQALECSCKDTSVLPRARVKDTRAALVEHFGETRFVHPLALFAPATAEVATWRSKIAVVADEDEDSTADAADSESGDADALADVDLDAIDEAYRVAAE, encoded by the coding sequence ATGCATCTCATGAAAGTCGATCCGCGCGCGCTGAAGGAGAATTCAGATCGTTCGCGCCAGACCAAATCCTCACCCCAGGCCGATGCGTTGCTGCTGGCGACGATCAAGGCGGTCGGCCTCGTCCAGCCGCCGGTGATCGCGCCGGAGACCGATGGCGGCAATGGATACAACATCGATTCCGGGCATCGCCGCGTGAAGCAGGCGATCGCGGCCGGGCTGGAGGAAATCGACGTCCTGGTCGTCGATGCCGCTAATGATAACGGCGCGATGCGCAGCATCGTCGAGAACATTGCCCGGGAGCCGCTGAACCCGGTCGATCAGTGGCGGGCGATCGAGCGTCTCGTCGCGCTCGGCTGGACAGAAGAAGCGATCGGCATCGCGCTCGCCTTGCCGGTGCGCCAGATCAGGAAACTCAGGTTGCTGGCGAATGTGCTGCCTGCGATGCTGGACCACATGGCGAAGGGCGATATGCCGGGCGAGCAGCAACTGCGCGCGATCGCGGCCGCCAATCTCGACGAACAGCGCGAGGTCTGGAAGGCGCAGAAGCCGAAGAAGGGCGACCCGCAGGTGTCCTGGTGGAGCGTGGCGAACGCTCTGTCGAAGAAGCGCATGTACGCGCGCGACGCGAGTTTTGGCGACGATCTGGCCCAGGCCTATGGGATCGCATGGGTCGAGGATCTCTTCGCGCCGGCCGACGAGGACAGCCGCTACACCACCAATGTCGAGGCGTTCCTCGGCGCCCAGCAGGAATGGATGACCATCCACCTGCCCAAGCGCGGCGTCATCACCGACGTCAGCAATTTTGGCCAAGTCGTGCTGCCGCCCAAGGCCGAACGTGTCTACGGAAAGCCGGGCAAAAGCGATCGGACGGCGATGTATCTCGACCGTGAGGGCAAGGTGCAGACGGCTCACTTCCGCCTGCCGGAGCCGAAGAAGGCCAAGGGCGCCGACGACGCTGAGGGCGGCGACGACACGATCGTGATGGCCAAGCCACGACCCGACGTGACGCGCAAGGGCGTCGAGATGATCGGCGACCTGCGCACCGATGCGCTGCACGAGGCACTGGCGCGGGCGCCGATCGAGGACGACACGCTGATGGCGCTGCTCGTGCTGGCGCTCGCCGGTCGCAACATCTCGGTCCAGTCCGGCGCGTCCGGCGATGTCTACGGGTTTGCCCGGATGGAGCGGCATGCCGTTGGCCTCGTCGGCGAGGACGGCAAGCTCACCTTCGACATGGACACGCTGCGGGTCGCAGCGCGCTCGGCCCTAATCGACGTCCTCTCGGCCCGCGAAAACCGGACCAACAGCGGCATCGTCGCGCGCCTTGCCGGCGACGCGATCGGCGCGGACGGTTTTCTGCCGACCATGGGCACGGACGAGTTCCTGTCGTGCCTGTCACGCCAGGCGCTGGAGTGCTCCTGCAAGGACACGTCGGTGCTTCCACGCGCCCGGGTGAAGGACACGCGCGCCGCGCTCGTCGAGCATTTTGGGGAGACGCGCTTCGTTCATCCGTTGGCGTTGTTCGCGCCGGCGACGGCTGAGGTCGCGACCTGGCGCTCGAAGATCGCGGTCGTCGCCGATGAGGACGAGGACTCCACCGCAGACGCCGCCGATAGCGAGTCTGGCGATGCAGATGCGCTCGCCGACGTCGATCTCGACGCCATCGACGAGGCTTACCGGGTCGCGGCGGAATAG
- a CDS encoding N-6 DNA methylase — translation MAQDHRLNLDPFTIDLFNDTALLSGLSLGVTAFAGDVAANDDDDPEPTPPSPAPRITPSAPRPSTLGRSVNFGLDGDRGLAASWKNRARDSIAAIRLAEKIEAEERPATLDEQRRLIRFTGFGASDLANGVFLRPGETVFRKGWETIGGALQDAVSDADYASLARCTQYAHFTPEFIVRAIWAGLQRLGWRGGRVLEPGIGTGLFAALMPEAYRDHVHVTGVELDPTTARIARLLQPSARILTGDFARTELPASFDLAIGNPPFSDRIVRSDRAYRSLGLRLHDYFIARAIDLLKPGGLAAFVTSHGTMDKADAAAREHIACSADLIAAIRLPAGSFRADAGTDVGVDILFFRKRKPGEPQGDLAWLDLDELRAATADESSIRVNRWFVRNPGFVLGTHALTSGPFGETYTCLPHADVALDAALDTAIRLLPEILYDGEPEAVDLDDGEASDANILLSPETRIREGSYFVDTRRGLMQLIDGQPVAVKVRKGRSAEGVPEKHVRIIQKLIPIRDAVREVLSCQEQDRPWKDAQVRMRIAWSSFLREFGPINHTTVSISDDETTGEVRESHRRPNLQPFLDDPDCWLVASIEDYDLDTDTAKPGPLFSERVIAPPAAPVITCATDALAVVLNERGRVDREHIAELLHRDVIDAVAELGDAIFQNPADGAWLMADAYLSGAVRDKLKVAEAAAELDPVFERNVRALAAVQPADLGPSDITARLGAPWIPAADVVAFVKETMGAEITIRHMPELASWTVDARQLAWLAAGTSDWGTGRRHAGELLTDALNSRIPQIFDTVKEGGSERRVLNVVDTEAAKEKLHKIKTAFQNWIWSDPDRTDRLARIYNDRFNNIAPRAFDGSHLKLPGASGAFTLYPHQKRGIWRIIATGSTYLAHAVGAGKTMTFAAAVMEQRRLGLIAKAMLVVPGHCLAQAAREFLALYPNARILVADESNFTKEKRHRFLSRAATATWDAIIITHSAFRFIDVPSAFEQQMIQEELELYENLLTKVETDDRVSRKRLERLKEGLKERLEALSTRKDDLLTISELGIDQIIVDEAQEFRKLSFATNMSTLKGVDPNGSQRAWDLYVKSRFVETKNPGRALVLASGTPITNTLGEMFSVQRLMDHSALRQRGLHEFDAWASTFGDTTTELELQPSGKYKPVSRFASFVNVPELIAMFRSFADVVLPDDLRRYVKVPAISTGRRQILTAKPTSDFKSYQRLLDERIKAIEMRDRPPEPGDDILLSVITDGRHAAIDLRLVDPDNDNEAENKLNLLIGNALRIWRETTDATYVRPDGKPFEATGAAQMIFSDLGTISVEKSRGFSAYRWIRDELVRRGVPASEIAFMQDFKKSEAKQRLFGDVRAGRVRFLIGSSETMGTGVNAQLRLKALHHLDVPWLPSQIEQREGRIVRQGNQHDEVDIFAYATQGSLDATMWQNNERKARFIAAALSGDTSIRRLEDLGEGQANQFAMAKAIASGDQQLMQKAGLEAEVARLERLRAAHQDDQFAVRRQLRDAERDSAVSTRRIDEIGSDIERRVPTAGDAFAMTVTGKAYVERKEAGRALLKEILTLVQMRHEGEVVIAMIGGFELEFSGDRGGRDGYRYETMLLRTGDGHEIDLQVTVTPLGAVSRLEHALGDFEGERERYRQRLAEAQRRLASYRSREGGEFAFGEELAEKRRQLIEIETALASDTDGPDAMSAVAA, via the coding sequence ATGGCGCAAGATCACCGCCTGAATCTCGATCCCTTCACCATCGACCTCTTCAACGACACGGCTCTGTTATCGGGCCTGAGCCTCGGCGTGACGGCCTTCGCCGGCGATGTCGCAGCCAATGATGACGATGACCCGGAGCCCACCCCGCCGTCGCCGGCGCCGCGGATCACTCCGTCAGCGCCGCGTCCCTCAACGCTTGGTCGGAGCGTCAATTTCGGCCTCGACGGCGACCGCGGCCTCGCCGCGAGCTGGAAAAATCGTGCCCGCGACAGCATCGCCGCGATCCGGCTCGCCGAAAAGATTGAAGCCGAAGAGCGGCCGGCGACGCTGGACGAGCAGCGCAGGCTGATCCGCTTCACCGGCTTCGGCGCATCCGACCTCGCCAATGGCGTCTTCCTGCGGCCGGGCGAGACGGTGTTCCGAAAAGGCTGGGAGACGATCGGCGGCGCGCTGCAGGACGCGGTCAGCGACGCCGACTACGCCTCGCTGGCGCGCTGCACGCAGTACGCTCATTTCACGCCGGAGTTCATCGTTCGTGCGATCTGGGCCGGACTACAGCGGCTCGGCTGGCGCGGCGGCCGCGTGCTCGAACCCGGTATCGGCACCGGGCTGTTCGCAGCGCTCATGCCGGAAGCATACCGCGATCATGTGCATGTCACCGGCGTCGAGCTCGATCCGACCACGGCGCGAATCGCCCGGTTGCTGCAGCCGAGCGCCCGCATCCTCACCGGCGACTTTGCGCGCACGGAGCTGCCTGCGAGCTTCGACCTCGCCATCGGCAACCCGCCGTTTTCCGATCGCATCGTCCGCTCCGACCGCGCCTATCGTTCGCTGGGCTTGCGGCTGCACGACTACTTCATCGCGCGCGCGATCGACCTGTTGAAGCCTGGCGGGCTCGCAGCCTTCGTCACCTCGCATGGCACGATGGACAAGGCGGACGCCGCGGCGCGCGAGCACATCGCCTGTTCGGCCGATCTGATCGCCGCCATCCGCCTGCCGGCAGGCAGCTTCCGCGCAGATGCCGGCACGGACGTCGGCGTCGACATCCTGTTCTTCCGGAAGCGGAAGCCGGGCGAGCCGCAAGGAGATCTGGCCTGGCTCGATCTCGATGAGCTACGAGCCGCGACAGCCGACGAGAGTTCGATCCGCGTCAATCGCTGGTTCGTGCGCAATCCCGGCTTCGTGCTCGGCACGCATGCCCTCACCTCAGGTCCGTTCGGCGAAACCTACACCTGCCTGCCGCACGCTGACGTCGCTCTCGATGCCGCGTTGGACACCGCCATCCGCCTCCTCCCGGAAATCCTCTATGACGGCGAGCCGGAAGCGGTCGATCTTGACGACGGCGAAGCGTCGGACGCGAATATTTTGCTCTCCCCGGAGACGCGTATCCGCGAGGGCAGCTACTTCGTCGATACGCGTCGCGGGCTGATGCAGCTCATCGACGGCCAGCCGGTCGCAGTGAAGGTTCGGAAAGGGCGGAGCGCCGAGGGCGTCCCGGAAAAGCACGTCCGGATCATCCAGAAGCTGATCCCGATCCGCGACGCCGTGCGCGAGGTCCTCAGCTGCCAGGAACAGGACCGACCATGGAAGGACGCGCAGGTTCGCATGCGAATCGCCTGGTCGAGTTTTTTGCGCGAATTCGGCCCGATCAATCATACGACGGTCTCGATCTCGGATGATGAGACGACCGGCGAGGTCCGCGAATCTCACCGCCGGCCAAACCTGCAGCCATTCCTTGACGATCCCGATTGCTGGCTCGTCGCCTCGATCGAGGACTACGATCTCGACACCGACACGGCGAAGCCCGGTCCTCTCTTCAGCGAGCGCGTCATTGCGCCGCCTGCAGCGCCGGTCATCACTTGCGCCACGGACGCCCTTGCCGTCGTCCTGAACGAGCGCGGCCGGGTCGATCGCGAGCACATCGCCGAGCTGCTGCATCGGGATGTCATCGACGCCGTCGCCGAGCTGGGCGACGCGATCTTCCAGAACCCAGCCGACGGCGCTTGGCTGATGGCGGACGCCTATCTGTCGGGGGCAGTGCGCGACAAGCTGAAGGTTGCCGAAGCCGCGGCAGAGCTCGACCCGGTCTTTGAGCGAAATGTCCGGGCGCTGGCCGCAGTCCAGCCGGCCGATCTCGGGCCGTCCGACATCACCGCGCGTCTCGGCGCGCCCTGGATACCGGCAGCCGACGTCGTCGCCTTCGTCAAGGAGACGATGGGCGCCGAGATCACGATCCGCCACATGCCGGAGCTGGCGTCGTGGACAGTGGATGCGCGCCAGCTCGCCTGGCTGGCGGCGGGAACATCCGACTGGGGCACGGGCCGCCGCCATGCCGGCGAATTGCTGACCGACGCGCTGAACAGCCGCATCCCGCAAATCTTTGACACGGTGAAGGAGGGCGGCAGCGAGCGGCGCGTGCTCAACGTCGTCGATACCGAAGCCGCCAAGGAGAAGCTGCACAAGATCAAGACCGCGTTCCAGAATTGGATCTGGTCCGACCCCGACCGCACCGACCGGCTGGCGCGGATCTACAATGACCGCTTCAACAACATCGCGCCGCGCGCTTTTGATGGCTCGCATCTGAAGCTGCCCGGCGCGAGCGGCGCTTTCACCCTCTACCCCCATCAGAAGCGTGGCATCTGGCGGATCATCGCGACTGGGTCGACCTATCTCGCCCACGCGGTCGGCGCCGGAAAGACCATGACCTTTGCTGCCGCCGTGATGGAGCAGCGCCGTCTCGGGCTGATCGCCAAGGCGATGCTAGTCGTGCCGGGCCATTGCCTGGCGCAGGCCGCGCGGGAATTCCTAGCGCTCTACCCGAACGCCCGCATCCTCGTCGCCGACGAGAGCAATTTCACGAAGGAGAAGCGCCACCGCTTTCTGTCGCGCGCTGCGACCGCGACCTGGGACGCGATCATCATTACCCATTCGGCGTTCCGCTTCATCGACGTGCCGTCCGCCTTCGAGCAGCAGATGATTCAGGAGGAACTCGAACTCTATGAAAACCTGCTGACCAAGGTCGAGACCGACGACCGCGTCTCGCGCAAGCGCCTCGAACGCCTGAAGGAGGGGTTGAAGGAGCGGCTGGAAGCGCTCTCGACCCGCAAGGACGATCTTCTGACCATCTCCGAGCTCGGCATCGATCAGATCATTGTCGACGAGGCGCAGGAGTTCCGGAAGTTGTCCTTCGCCACCAACATGTCGACACTGAAGGGCGTCGACCCCAACGGCTCGCAGCGCGCCTGGGATCTCTATGTGAAGTCGCGCTTCGTCGAGACGAAGAACCCGGGCCGGGCGCTCGTGCTCGCCTCGGGCACGCCGATCACCAACACGCTCGGCGAGATGTTTTCGGTGCAGCGCCTGATGGATCATTCCGCGCTTCGGCAGCGCGGACTGCACGAGTTCGACGCCTGGGCCTCGACTTTTGGCGACACCACGACCGAACTCGAGCTGCAGCCATCGGGCAAATACAAGCCGGTCTCGCGCTTCGCCAGCTTCGTCAATGTGCCCGAGCTGATCGCCATGTTCCGCTCCTTCGCGGATGTCGTGCTTCCCGACGATTTGCGGCGTTATGTGAAGGTGCCGGCGATCTCGACCGGCCGCCGTCAGATACTGACCGCTAAACCGACGTCGGACTTCAAGTCGTATCAGCGCCTGCTTGACGAACGCATCAAGGCGATCGAGATGCGCGACCGGCCGCCGGAGCCCGGCGACGACATCCTGCTCTCGGTCATCACCGATGGCCGCCATGCCGCGATCGATCTGCGCTTGGTCGATCCCGACAACGACAACGAGGCGGAGAACAAGCTCAACCTCCTGATCGGGAACGCGCTACGCATCTGGCGGGAAACCACGGACGCAACCTATGTCCGGCCCGATGGCAAGCCCTTCGAGGCGACGGGCGCCGCGCAGATGATTTTCTCCGATCTCGGCACGATCAGCGTCGAAAAGAGCCGGGGCTTCTCGGCCTATCGCTGGATCCGCGACGAGTTGGTCCGGCGCGGCGTGCCGGCCTCCGAGATCGCCTTCATGCAGGATTTCAAGAAGTCGGAGGCCAAACAGCGGCTGTTCGGCGATGTCCGGGCCGGCCGGGTGCGCTTTCTGATCGGCTCGTCGGAGACGATGGGCACCGGCGTCAACGCCCAACTCCGCCTGAAAGCGTTGCATCATCTTGACGTGCCGTGGCTGCCCTCGCAGATCGAGCAGCGAGAGGGGAGGATCGTGCGGCAGGGCAACCAGCATGACGAGGTCGACATCTTCGCCTATGCGACGCAAGGCTCGCTCGACGCCACGATGTGGCAGAACAATGAGCGCAAGGCCCGCTTCATCGCGGCGGCACTCTCAGGCGACACCTCGATCCGCCGTTTGGAGGATCTGGGCGAGGGGCAGGCCAACCAGTTCGCGATGGCGAAAGCGATCGCGTCGGGCGATCAGCAGCTGATGCAAAAGGCCGGGTTGGAGGCTGAAGTTGCCCGGCTCGAGCGCCTGCGCGCCGCCCATCAGGACGATCAGTTCGCCGTGCGTCGGCAGCTCCGCGATGCCGAACGGGATAGCGCGGTCTCGACCCGTCGAATCGACGAGATCGGAAGCGACATCGAGCGCCGCGTCCCGACCGCCGGGGACGCCTTTGCAATGACCGTGACGGGGAAGGCTTATGTGGAGCGCAAGGAGGCCGGCCGTGCCTTGCTCAAGGAAATCCTGACCCTCGTGCAGATGCGCCATGAGGGGGAGGTGGTGATCGCCATGATCGGCGGGTTTGAGCTGGAGTTCAGCGGCGATCGCGGGGGCCGCGATGGCTATCGCTATGAGACGATGCTGCTTCGCACCGGCGACGGGCACGAGATCGATCTGCAGGTCACGGTGACGCCGCTTGGCGCGGTGTCGCGGCTCGAACACGCGCTCGGGGATTTTGAGGGCGAGCGGGAGCGGTATCGTCAGCGTCTCGCTGAGGCCCAGCGCCGGCTCGCATCGTATCGGTCGCGCGAGGGTGGCGAGTTCGCCTTTGGCGAGGAGCTTGCGGAGAAGCGCCGACAGTTGATTGAGATCGAGACAGCGCTGGCGAGCGATACGGACGGACCTGATGCGATGTCGGCTGTCGCGGCTTGA
- a CDS encoding DUF3085 domain-containing protein: MFSFSVTDVRAVITRGRIDAVLYGGFRNPHGLTPGQNERPGLWLVGDEGVYIMSNGKLAEDQRPLVVYAQECDPKTNPDYWHYKRQHFGGDDGVEFLDAIMLGKLIAAAPTATHLTIAMTDNALSLALVRR; encoded by the coding sequence ATTTTCAGCTTTTCCGTCACGGATGTCCGCGCCGTCATCACGCGCGGACGGATCGACGCCGTCCTCTACGGCGGCTTTCGCAATCCCCATGGCCTCACCCCCGGCCAGAACGAGCGGCCCGGACTCTGGCTGGTCGGCGATGAGGGCGTGTACATCATGTCCAACGGCAAGCTCGCCGAGGATCAGCGTCCGCTCGTCGTCTACGCGCAGGAGTGCGATCCCAAGACCAATCCCGACTACTGGCACTACAAGCGCCAACACTTTGGCGGCGATGACGGCGTCGAGTTTCTCGATGCCATCATGCTCGGGAAGCTGATCGCCGCCGCGCCGACCGCGACGCATCTCACCATCGCGATGACCGACAACGCCCTGTCGCTCGCCCTCGTCCGGCGCTGA
- a CDS encoding DUF1419 domain-containing protein, protein MTVSPIRKVFQGIADRRQMFAMFDRHAQRPDRRPDDGSSLYAGEWFEIGQAAHDYMFEALPPVILAVDMFALREFLTGSITSVFFRLWIDGRARYFHGYCDLADIGYGRRMREAIVERETRPVRAMTRQERLEHIWSSTHDNYRGYAGERWPAPDRGKRTITVYGGRHGTTLKLLDDLTDSEVSEKLPVHLRYLPDAIAA, encoded by the coding sequence ATGACCGTCTCCCCGATCCGCAAAGTGTTTCAGGGTATCGCCGACCGGCGGCAGATGTTTGCGATGTTCGACCGCCATGCGCAGAGGCCCGATCGCCGACCGGACGACGGCAGCTCGCTCTATGCCGGCGAATGGTTCGAGATCGGCCAGGCGGCGCACGACTATATGTTCGAGGCCCTGCCGCCAGTCATCTTGGCGGTCGATATGTTCGCGCTGCGCGAGTTTCTGACCGGTTCGATCACCAGCGTCTTCTTCAGATTGTGGATCGACGGCCGGGCTCGGTACTTTCACGGTTACTGCGATCTCGCCGATATCGGTTACGGCAGGCGCATGCGCGAGGCGATTGTCGAGCGCGAAACCCGGCCCGTGCGGGCGATGACGCGGCAGGAGCGTCTCGAGCACATCTGGTCGAGCACCCATGACAACTATCGCGGCTATGCCGGCGAGCGCTGGCCCGCCCCCGACCGGGGCAAGCGCACGATTACCGTCTATGGCGGCCGGCATGGGACGACGTTGAAGCTGCTTGACGACCTCACGGACTCGGAAGTCAGCGAAAAGCTCCCCGTACATCTGCGCTATCTGCCCGACGCGATCGCGGCGTGA
- a CDS encoding DUF3991 and toprim domain-containing protein, giving the protein MEQRELEELKRRVLCAAVLEKAGFAIDLKESTRRAVKHRRGSDIIIVIHEGRGWFDPLSDAKGDVFSLIQHLDGVAFTEVLVRAAGMVGFRPAELAWQTPRAQRPDVSLAERWRARRALRPGSPTWRYLRHERHLPESVLRAAIRQARLREGPHGSVWAAHVDDGGTVSGWEERGPQWRGFSTGGAKMLFRLGAHDALRLCITEAAIDAMSLAALEGLRDGSLYLSTGGGWSPATDTAVRTLAARPGAQLVAATDANSQGEAFAGRLREIAETTDCDWIRLTPPADDWNDALKEKAGAERERRNGRRHLPHARRPHQG; this is encoded by the coding sequence ATGGAGCAACGAGAACTCGAAGAACTGAAGCGGCGCGTGCTGTGCGCGGCGGTGCTGGAGAAAGCCGGCTTTGCCATCGATCTGAAGGAGAGCACGCGCCGCGCCGTCAAGCACCGGCGCGGCAGCGACATCATCATCGTGATCCACGAAGGCCGGGGCTGGTTCGATCCGCTGTCGGACGCCAAGGGCGATGTCTTTTCGCTGATCCAGCATCTGGACGGCGTCGCCTTCACCGAAGTGCTTGTGCGTGCGGCCGGAATGGTCGGGTTCCGACCGGCGGAACTTGCGTGGCAGACACCGCGCGCGCAGAGGCCGGATGTCTCTCTTGCCGAACGCTGGCGCGCCCGGCGAGCCCTTCGACCGGGCTCCCCCACCTGGCGCTACCTGCGTCACGAACGCCATCTGCCTGAAAGCGTGCTGCGCGCCGCGATCCGTCAGGCACGGCTGCGAGAGGGCCCGCATGGCAGCGTGTGGGCCGCCCATGTCGACGACGGCGGCACTGTCAGCGGATGGGAAGAGCGCGGTCCGCAATGGCGTGGGTTTTCGACCGGCGGGGCAAAGATGCTGTTCCGGCTCGGCGCGCACGACGCCTTGAGGCTTTGCATCACCGAGGCGGCGATCGACGCAATGAGCCTTGCAGCGCTCGAGGGGCTGCGGGATGGCAGCCTCTACCTCAGCACCGGCGGCGGCTGGTCGCCTGCGACAGATACGGCGGTGCGAACGCTGGCCGCCCGTCCCGGCGCCCAGCTCGTCGCGGCGACGGACGCCAACAGTCAGGGCGAGGCGTTTGCCGGAAGGTTGCGCGAGATCGCCGAGACGACGGACTGCGACTGGATCCGCCTGACGCCGCCAGCCGACGATTGGAACGACGCTTTGAAGGAGAAGGCGGGGGCGGAGAGGGAAAGGAGGAATGGGAGGAGACATCTGCCGCATGCCCGCCGGCCGCATCAAGGGTGA